A region of the Sphingomonas sp. S2-65 genome:
TCTGTTTGTCCTGTCTACCTAAGCCGTCCGTCGATCCATCAGCGGTCCCGGATGCACGTTACACTCGCGGCAAGCCCCGGAAACACCGGTTCCTGCCGTCTGCCATGGCCGCCGGACTGCAGCGGCACGCATGACTTGGAGGGGGCGATCGCCCCAAAATTCAACGACGTAATCTGACGTGGTTGAAGTTGCTTTGCCCCGTCCGCGTTCTTAGCCGGTGCAGCATCGATCTCCAAGTGGAAATATGGGGTGCCAAATAGCCGGTTCAAGTGAGCCGCACCGCCCGGGGACGGTCGCCAAGATCGCGGTACAGCTGGGTAGCCAACCCATGTTGGGCAGCGAGCGCACAGACCGCTTCCGCCTGGGTCCAGCCGATCTCCAGCAGCGCGCACCCGCCCGGCGCGAGCAGGCCGGGGAGCGCGGGAACGATGCGGCGATAGTCGTCGAGCCCGTCGGCGCCGGCGAACAGCGCCGAGGCGGGTTCGTGGTCGCGCACCTCGCGCGGGAGCGCTTCCCGCGTGCCGATATAAGGCGGGTTGGCGAGGATTAGGTCGAACTGGCCGGCAAGGCCCCCGGTCCAGTCGCCGAGGCGGAAGGCCGCGCGGGGCGCGAGCCCGAGGCGCTCGGCATTGCGGCGGGCATAGACGAGCGCCGGTTCGGAAGCGTCGATGCCGAGACCCTCGGCGTCGGGCCATTGGTCGAGCGCGGCGAGCAGCAGCGTGCCCGGGCCGGTGCCGAGATCGAGGATCGTGCGCGGGGTTCGCCTGGCGAAATGCTCCAGCGCGGCTTCGAGCAGGGTTTCGCTGTCGGGCCGCGGGATCAGGGCGCCGGGGCCGACTTCGAGGTCGATGGTCCAGAAGGCGCGGGTGCCGGTGATGTAGGCGACGGGTTCGTGCGCGAGGCGGCGCTGGAGCAATGCGGGGAAGCCGGCGGGAGTGGCGGCGTCCAGATGGCGCAGGAGGAGGTCGTCGCGGGTGGTGCCGAGCGCGTGCGCCATGAGGAGTTCGGCGTCGAGGCGGGGGGTTGGGGTGATGTTGGTTAGGAGGCGAGTCGCTTCCGCTAGGGCTGACCGCACTCCCTCTCTCCGCTCGCGGGGAGAGGGTTGGGGAGAGGGGAGTCTGCCGCGGGCGAGTCGCTTGGATTGGATGTCATGCCCCTCTCCCCCTACCAGTGTCGGACGGGGATAGGGAGAAGCAGGGCCTTTTCTTCGCCATCTTTCGGATTGAGCTCCAGTCTTCCTGTCACCCCGGCCTTGAGCCGGGGTCCCGCTATGTTGAGCCGGCAGAAGAAGCGGGACCCCGGCTCAAGGCCGGGGTGACGGAGAAGGGAGGCGGGGGAGAGGGAGGTGGAAGTTGGCTCAGGCGATTCTAGGGGTCGGACGTCGTGCCCCTCTCCCCTGCCCTCTCCCCGCAAGCGGAGAGAGGGAGAATGTGTTGTGCCTGGCAGCCCTCGCTGTCCTCTGTCATCCCGGCCTTGAGCCGGGATCCCGCTTCTTCTTCTGCCCGCTTGAAGTTTGCGGCTTCTTTCATCCACGCGCAACTAGAGGCAAGCGGTTTGCGGCTTTCGGATCCTCCCCCGGAGGGGGAGGTGGCAGCTCGAAGGGCTGACGGAGGGGTAGCTATCCACTGGCGATGTCGCCTGCGGAGAATACCCCTCCACCATGCTGCGCATGGTCCCCCTCCCCCTCCGGGGGAGGATTGAGGTTACCCATCCAGCTGGGCCAGGCGGTCGGCTTCGTCCTGGGCGATCAGGGCGCCGATCAGTTCGTCGAGTTCGCCTTCGAGGATTTCGGGGAGGCGATGCAGCGTCAGGTTGATGCGGTGGTCGGTCACGCGGCCCTGGCCGAAATTGTAGGTGCGGATGCGTTCGGAGCGGTCGCCCGAGCCGACCATCGAGCGGCGGGCGCCGGTGCGCTCGGCGGCGAGGCGTTCGCGTTCGCGTTCGTAGAGGCGGGTGCGGAGCACCTTCATCGCCTTGGCCTTGTTCTTGATCTGCGAGCGTTCGTCCTGCTGGATCACGATCGTGCCAGTGGGCAAGTGCGTGATGCGCACGGCGCTGTCGGTGGTGTTGACCCCCTGCCCGCCCGGCCCGGAGGCGCGGAAGATGTCGATGCGGAGGTCCTTTTCGTCGATCTTCAAATCGACATCCTCGGCCTCGGGCAGGACCGCGACGGTGGCAGCGGAGGTGTGGATGCGGCCGCCGGCTTCGGTGGCGGGGACGCGCTGGACGCGGTGGACGCCGCTCTCGAACTTGAGCTTGGCGAACACGCCGGTGCCGGTGA
Encoded here:
- the prmC gene encoding peptide chain release factor N(5)-glutamine methyltransferase, with protein sequence MRSALAEATRLLTNITPTPRLDAELLMAHALGTTRDDLLLRHLDAATPAGFPALLQRRLAHEPVAYITGTRAFWTIDLEVGPGALIPRPDSETLLEAALEHFARRTPRTILDLGTGPGTLLLAALDQWPDAEGLGIDASEPALVYARRNAERLGLAPRAAFRLGDWTGGLAGQFDLILANPPYIGTREALPREVRDHEPASALFAGADGLDDYRRIVPALPGLLAPGGCALLEIGWTQAEAVCALAAQHGLATQLYRDLGDRPRAVRLT
- the prfA gene encoding peptide chain release factor 1; protein product: MISIPADRIAAIEARRDELQAQMATGDLPGDRFVQVSKEYAELEPVAVAAGEVRRLRAETESLQAMAQDSDEEMRAMANEELRANHDALASAERGLALSLLPRDAADERPAMLEIRAGTGGDEAALFAGDLLRMYQRYAERMGWRIELISASSSEAGGFKEVVASVTGTGVFAKLKFESGVHRVQRVPATEAGGRIHTSAATVAVLPEAEDVDLKIDEKDLRIDIFRASGPGGQGVNTTDSAVRITHLPTGTIVIQQDERSQIKNKAKAMKVLRTRLYERERERLAAERTGARRSMVGSGDRSERIRTYNFGQGRVTDHRINLTLHRLPEILEGELDELIGALIAQDEADRLAQLDG